The Terriglobia bacterium genome includes a window with the following:
- a CDS encoding type II toxin-antitoxin system HicB family antitoxin, whose translation MKYTVTLRKSEEGYSVSCPGLPGCHSQGATEKEALENIRDAIREYLAAAKLVNRGGKVRVVEVAV comes from the coding sequence ATGAAGTACACCGTGACATTGCGAAAATCCGAGGAAGGATATTCGGTCTCGTGCCCGGGTCTGCCGGGTTGCCACTCCCAAGGCGCAACGGAAAAAGAAGCATTGGAGAACATCCGGGATGCCATTCGCGAGTACCTGGCTGCCGCGAAACTAGTGAACCGGGGCGGCAAAGTGCGCGTGGTTGAAGTCGCAGTCTGA
- the tdh gene encoding L-threonine 3-dehydrogenase, with the protein MPDTMLAVMKPEPKPGAEIREVKIPAFGRTDVLVKVSVASVCGTDLHIYNWDPWAQHRIHPPLIPGHEFCGNVSAVGDEVTSVKEGDFVSAEMHVACGKCLQCRTGEAHICQHVSIIGVDQNGAFAEYVVIPESNIWKLDPAIPQEYASILDPLGNAVHTVLAGEIAAKTVAITGTGPIGLFAIAVARACGATQVFAIEVNQYRRKIAQQMKADYVLDPATQDVSQIIMDLTGGTGVDVVCEMAGHTNAIRTAFDIVRRGGRISLLGLTNKPIAVNFSEDIIFKGITVQGINGRRMFQTWYQMTALLKAGKLDLHPVITDKLAMKDFNQGMERLKTGEASKILLYPNGSR; encoded by the coding sequence ATGCCGGACACGATGCTGGCGGTCATGAAGCCGGAGCCCAAGCCGGGCGCCGAGATCCGCGAAGTCAAGATTCCCGCCTTCGGCCGCACCGACGTGCTCGTGAAGGTCAGCGTCGCCAGCGTCTGCGGCACCGACCTGCACATTTATAACTGGGACCCCTGGGCGCAGCACCGCATTCATCCCCCGCTCATTCCCGGCCACGAATTCTGCGGCAACGTGTCCGCCGTCGGTGACGAGGTCACCAGCGTCAAGGAAGGCGATTTCGTTTCGGCGGAAATGCACGTCGCCTGCGGCAAGTGCCTGCAATGCCGCACCGGCGAAGCGCACATCTGCCAGCACGTTTCCATCATCGGCGTGGACCAGAACGGCGCCTTTGCCGAGTACGTCGTCATCCCCGAATCGAATATCTGGAAACTCGACCCGGCCATCCCGCAGGAGTACGCTTCCATCCTCGACCCTCTGGGCAACGCCGTGCACACCGTACTGGCGGGCGAGATCGCGGCTAAGACCGTGGCCATCACCGGCACCGGCCCGATCGGATTGTTCGCCATCGCGGTCGCGCGGGCGTGCGGCGCCACGCAGGTCTTCGCCATCGAGGTCAACCAGTATCGGCGCAAGATCGCGCAGCAGATGAAGGCCGACTACGTGCTTGATCCCGCCACCCAGGACGTGAGCCAGATCATCATGGACCTGACCGGCGGCACCGGCGTGGACGTGGTCTGCGAGATGGCCGGGCACACCAACGCGATCCGCACAGCCTTCGACATCGTGCGCCGTGGCGGACGCATCTCTCTCCTCGGCCTGACCAACAAACCCATCGCCGTGAATTTTTCCGAAGACATTATTTTTAAGGGCATCACCGTCCAGGGCATCAACGGCCGCCGCATGTTCCAGACCTGGTACCAGATGACCGCGTTGCTCAAGGCCGGGAAACTCGACCTGCACCCGGTGATCACCGACAAGCTCGCGATGAAGGACTTCAACCAGGGCATGGAGCGCCTGAAAACCGGCGAGGCCAGCAAGATCCTGCTGTACCCGAATGGAAGCCGCTGA